From a region of the Myroides sp. JBRI-B21084 genome:
- a CDS encoding Na+/H+ antiporter, with protein sequence MHNQLPFFMAMIASIVLLTMLAKRLKIAYPILLVVGGLLVSIIPGMPFVIIDPDLIFFIFLPPLLFEAAWASSLKEMRKWWRIITSYAFLVVFFTALSVAVVTNYFIPGFTLAIGFLLGGIVSPPDAVSTSAIMKFVKIPKSTAAILEGESLLNDASSLIIFRFALIAVGTGQFIWQDAISGFLWMVLAGLGIGLIAAWIFIQAHKRLPTDTSSDIAFTLISPYFMYWIAEQAHASGVLAVVAGGLLMSQKRLTFLNSASRLRGLNVWEIFVFLLNGIVFLLIGLELPEVTAGLYADGIPMNEAIGYGVLVTAVLILARIISSYGALVFTYIFRRQKLPHASSFKRRLAMPLLLGWTGMRGVVSLAAALAIPLKLDNGAFFPHRNLILFITFVAILLTLVVQGLTLPILIKKTKLFDSFIDEEREDETRRQMKIGLKQEVHKFLKHKYDTEWQGNESMAKFIQHWEERIKVTEADTWMNERTKTIFLEMIEKQRNYLVELNKDPLINESIIREQLYQLDLEEERLRVV encoded by the coding sequence ATGCACAATCAATTACCTTTTTTTATGGCAATGATTGCAAGTATTGTTTTGTTAACTATGCTTGCCAAAAGGCTAAAAATAGCCTACCCTATTTTATTAGTTGTAGGTGGTTTATTAGTAAGTATAATACCAGGAATGCCTTTTGTAATTATAGATCCCGATTTAATATTCTTTATATTTTTACCTCCCTTGTTGTTTGAAGCTGCTTGGGCTAGTTCATTAAAAGAAATGCGCAAATGGTGGCGTATTATAACAAGTTATGCCTTTTTGGTTGTTTTTTTTACGGCTTTATCGGTAGCGGTTGTTACCAATTATTTTATACCAGGTTTTACGTTAGCAATAGGTTTTTTATTAGGTGGAATTGTTTCACCACCCGATGCAGTTAGTACATCGGCTATTATGAAATTTGTTAAAATACCAAAATCTACAGCTGCTATTCTAGAAGGTGAAAGTTTATTAAATGATGCATCGTCACTAATTATTTTCCGATTTGCTTTAATTGCTGTAGGTACAGGGCAATTTATTTGGCAAGATGCTATTTCGGGTTTTTTATGGATGGTTTTAGCCGGATTAGGTATTGGTTTAATAGCCGCTTGGATTTTTATTCAAGCACACAAACGTTTACCAACCGACACCAGTTCTGATATTGCTTTTACGCTTATATCGCCCTATTTTATGTATTGGATTGCAGAACAAGCTCATGCATCGGGTGTTTTAGCGGTTGTAGCTGGTGGCTTGTTAATGTCGCAAAAAAGATTAACTTTTTTAAACAGCGCCAGCCGATTAAGAGGTTTAAACGTTTGGGAAATTTTTGTTTTTTTACTAAATGGAATCGTTTTTTTATTAATAGGTTTAGAACTACCCGAAGTTACTGCAGGCTTATATGCCGATGGAATTCCAATGAACGAAGCTATAGGTTACGGTGTTTTGGTAACTGCTGTTTTAATTCTAGCGCGAATTATTAGTTCTTATGGCGCTTTGGTGTTTACTTATATTTTTAGACGTCAAAAATTACCGCACGCTTCATCGTTTAAACGCAGATTAGCAATGCCCCTACTTTTAGGGTGGACAGGCATGCGTGGTGTGGTTTCGTTAGCTGCTGCGCTTGCTATACCTTTAAAATTAGATAACGGAGCTTTTTTTCCTCATAGAAATTTAATACTTTTTATCACGTTTGTGGCAATTTTGTTAACATTGGTAGTTCAAGGGTTAACGCTGCCTATTTTAATTAAAAAAACCAAATTATTTGATAGTTTTATTGATGAAGAACGCGAAGACGAAACCCGTAGACAAATGAAAATTGGCCTAAAACAAGAGGTTCATAAATTTTTAAAACATAAGTATGATACCGAATGGCAAGGAAATGAATCTATGGCAAAATTTATTCAACATTGGGAAGAACGTATTAAAGTTACCGAAGCAGATACTTGGATGAACGAACGTACAAAAACTATCTTTTTAGAAATGATTGAAAAACAACGAAATTATCTAGTAGAACTTAACAAAGATCCTTTAATAAACGAAAGTATTATACGTGAACAATTGTATCAATTAGATTTAGAAGAAGAACGTTTACGTGTTGTTTAA
- a CDS encoding dicarboxylate/amino acid:cation symporter: protein MFKSKIALFTTIFITLAIITTLLYEFDIIAVSENFMIFVRWAVAIVLIINGLYKKNLTTWIITCMILGVFVGIDFPNVAVALQPLSKGFIKLVKTIVAPIIFATLVYGIAGHSDLKQVGRMAWKSMLYFFCATSCAIFIGLAVINITQAGSGINLQNMPQEELPAPKNVDTALEKLPEHVHGVYKFTHFIYDLFPENVVKSMFENQVLQVVVFSVIFGIGLAMVEEKKRKPLVDFTESLSETMFKFTNIIMYFAPIGVGAAMAYTVGHLGVDILKNLFMLLGSLYLALILFILLVFVPIMLYLKIPVKKFLAAVKEPVSIAFATTSSDAALPKAMSAMEKFGVPRKIVSFVIPTGYSFNLDGTSLYLSLASIFVAQAAGMNLGIGQQLAIAFTLMITSKGVAAVPRASLIVLIATAEQFGLPVFIIAAILGIDELMDMARTSVNVIGNCLATVVIAKWEGEFDEEAPYRLTDEVLDEV from the coding sequence ATGTTTAAAAGCAAAATAGCCCTTTTTACTACCATTTTTATAACACTTGCAATAATTACCACCCTTTTATACGAATTTGATATTATTGCTGTTTCAGAAAATTTTATGATTTTTGTTCGTTGGGCAGTAGCTATTGTTTTAATAATTAATGGTTTGTATAAAAAAAATCTTACAACGTGGATTATTACTTGTATGATTTTAGGCGTTTTTGTAGGAATTGATTTTCCTAACGTAGCCGTTGCCTTACAACCTTTAAGCAAAGGTTTTATTAAATTGGTAAAAACCATAGTAGCGCCAATTATTTTTGCAACTTTGGTGTACGGAATTGCAGGTCATTCCGATTTAAAACAAGTAGGACGTATGGCATGGAAATCAATGTTGTACTTTTTTTGTGCTACATCGTGTGCCATTTTTATTGGTTTAGCAGTTATTAATATTACCCAAGCAGGTAGTGGTATTAACTTACAAAATATGCCACAAGAAGAATTACCAGCACCTAAGAATGTAGATACTGCTTTAGAAAAATTACCCGAACATGTTCATGGTGTTTATAAATTTACTCATTTTATTTACGATTTATTTCCAGAAAATGTAGTGAAATCAATGTTTGAAAACCAAGTGTTACAAGTAGTGGTTTTTTCGGTAATTTTTGGAATTGGTCTTGCAATGGTTGAAGAAAAAAAACGAAAACCTTTGGTAGATTTTACCGAAAGTTTGTCTGAAACCATGTTTAAATTCACAAATATTATCATGTATTTTGCCCCTATTGGTGTTGGTGCAGCAATGGCATACACCGTTGGGCATTTAGGAGTTGATATATTAAAAAATCTTTTTATGTTATTAGGATCGCTTTATTTGGCATTGATTCTTTTTATACTATTGGTTTTTGTTCCTATAATGTTATATTTAAAAATACCGGTTAAAAAGTTTTTAGCCGCAGTTAAAGAACCTGTTTCTATTGCATTTGCAACAACTAGTTCCGACGCTGCTTTACCAAAGGCAATGAGTGCTATGGAAAAATTTGGTGTTCCACGTAAAATTGTATCGTTTGTAATACCTACAGGTTATAGTTTTAATTTAGATGGAACATCGTTATACCTTTCACTTGCATCTATCTTTGTAGCACAAGCAGCAGGTATGAATTTAGGTATTGGCCAGCAATTAGCCATAGCTTTTACATTAATGATTACTTCAAAAGGGGTTGCTGCAGTGCCTCGTGCTTCGTTAATTGTGCTTATTGCTACTGCTGAACAATTTGGATTACCCGTTTTTATTATTGCAGCTATTTTAGGAATAGATGAGTTAATGGATATGGCACGTACATCGGTAAATGTTATTGGTAACTGTTTAGCAACCGTTGTTATTGCAAAATGGGAAGGTGAGTTTGACGAAGAAGCACCCTACCGATTAACCGATGAAGTTTTAGACGAAGTTTAA
- a CDS encoding glutamine--tRNA ligase/YqeY domain fusion protein — protein MTTKEKSLNFIEQIIEDDLKNGLPQDKLRFRFPPEPNGYLHIGHASSICLNFGLGIDYNAPVNLRFDDTNPAKEEQEFVDAIKYDVEWLGFKWDKEVYASDYFQELYDWAVLLIKKGKAYVDNLSAEEIAKQKGTPTQAGVNSPNRDRSVEENLDLFDRMKNGEFTEGAYILRAKIDMASPNMLMRDPIMYRIINASHHRTGTNWNIYPMYDWAHGESDYIEQISHSFCTLEFLPHRELYDWFLDQIYDDTKVRPKQREFARRNLSHTVVSKRKLLQLVNEKHVTGWDDPRMSTISGMRRRGYTPAAIRNFADTIGIAKRTNLIDVSLLEFCVREDLNKITDRVMAVLDPVKLVITNYPDGQEEWLDAENNPEAEELTFRKVPFSKELFIERDDFKEDADKKFFRLTLGREVRLKNAYIIKGESVVKDANGNITEIHVTYDADSKSGSGTEASKRKVKGTIHWVSIPHAVEAEVRIYDRLFTHENPDGNKDVDFKEYINPNSLNVITGYVEPSLKTAVNGDKFQFQRLGYFAVDKDSNANKLVFNKTVGLRDTWAKLESKE, from the coding sequence ATGACAACAAAAGAAAAATCACTGAATTTTATAGAGCAAATTATTGAAGATGATTTAAAAAATGGTTTGCCACAAGATAAATTACGCTTTCGTTTTCCGCCAGAACCTAATGGTTATTTACATATTGGTCACGCTTCATCAATTTGTTTAAATTTTGGTTTGGGAATTGATTATAACGCACCGGTAAATTTGCGTTTTGATGATACCAACCCCGCCAAAGAAGAACAAGAATTTGTTGATGCCATTAAGTACGATGTAGAATGGTTGGGCTTTAAATGGGATAAGGAAGTGTACGCATCTGATTACTTTCAAGAATTATACGATTGGGCCGTATTATTAATTAAAAAAGGCAAAGCGTATGTTGATAATTTATCGGCCGAAGAAATTGCAAAACAAAAAGGTACACCTACACAAGCCGGTGTAAATTCTCCAAATCGCGATCGATCGGTTGAAGAAAACCTTGATTTGTTTGATCGTATGAAAAACGGTGAATTTACAGAAGGTGCTTATATTTTACGAGCTAAAATTGATATGGCATCGCCAAATATGTTAATGCGTGATCCTATTATGTATCGTATCATTAACGCATCGCACCACCGTACCGGTACCAATTGGAACATTTACCCTATGTATGATTGGGCGCATGGCGAAAGCGATTATATTGAACAAATTTCGCACTCGTTTTGTACGCTTGAATTTTTACCACACCGTGAATTGTACGATTGGTTTTTAGATCAAATTTACGACGATACTAAAGTTAGACCAAAACAGCGCGAATTTGCACGTAGAAATCTTTCGCACACTGTAGTATCAAAACGTAAATTATTGCAGTTAGTAAACGAAAAACACGTAACTGGTTGGGACGATCCGCGTATGAGTACCATTTCGGGTATGCGCCGCCGTGGGTACACACCAGCTGCTATTCGCAATTTTGCCGATACCATTGGTATTGCTAAACGCACTAATTTAATAGATGTTTCGTTACTAGAATTTTGTGTACGCGAAGATTTAAACAAAATTACAGATAGGGTAATGGCTGTTTTAGATCCTGTAAAATTAGTTATTACAAATTATCCTGATGGTCAGGAAGAATGGTTAGATGCAGAAAACAACCCAGAGGCAGAAGAATTAACCTTTAGAAAAGTTCCGTTTAGTAAAGAACTTTTTATTGAACGTGATGATTTTAAAGAAGATGCCGATAAAAAGTTTTTCCGTTTAACTTTAGGAAGAGAAGTACGTTTAAAAAATGCATACATTATTAAAGGCGAAAGTGTTGTTAAAGATGCGAACGGAAACATTACTGAAATACATGTTACTTACGATGCCGATTCAAAATCGGGTAGTGGTACCGAAGCATCAAAACGCAAGGTAAAAGGAACCATCCATTGGGTGTCTATTCCGCATGCTGTTGAAGCCGAAGTACGTATTTACGACCGTTTATTTACCCACGAAAACCCCGATGGCAATAAAGATGTTGACTTTAAAGAATACATTAACCCAAATTCGTTAAACGTAATTACCGGTTATGTAGAACCTAGTTTAAAAACAGCTGTAAATGGTGATAAATTTCAGTTTCAACGTTTAGGTTATTTTGCCGTTGATAAAGATTCTAATGCAAATAAATTGGTATTTAATAAAACAGTAGGCTTGCGTGATACGTGGGCTAAATTAGAAAGTAAAGAGTAA